The nucleotide sequence ATCAGCACCACCAAGCTGCATGCCTTCGGCCCCATGGGGGTTGAAGACCTCACCACCACCAAGTTCATCATCTATGGGAATGGACAGATCAGGACCTCTTAGGAGGGGAAAGAAGAGGATAGGACTTTTTGGTGGAACCTTTGACCCAATACATGTGGGGCACCTTCGTTGTGCCCAAGAGGTATGTGAGGCCTTTAGCCTCAGCCAGGTGATCTTTGTCCTGGCCGCCACCCCTCCCCATAAGCTGGATCGCCCCAGCATCTCCACCAGGCACCGCTGGGAGATGGTAAAAGTGGCCATTGCCGATACCCCCTGCTTCGCCCTTTCTGACGTAGAGATAAAGCGGGAGGGAAAGTCATATTCCATAGAGACCATCTCTTACTATCACCGCAACCTTGGAGAGGGGGAAAGGCTCTTTTTTATCTTGGGCGCCGACGCCTTCTGTGAGATAGAGACCTGGAGGGATTACCCGCAACTGTTCACCTTGTGCGACTTTATCGTAATCTCCCGTCCAAACTTTGATCCCTTGAGGGCAAGGGTGTTAAAATCCGAAGGTTTCCGGAAGGAGCCTAAAGAAGACTGCTTCCTCCACCCATCAGGCCACTCCCTCTATCTGCATGGGGTGACCCCCATCGGAATCTCCTCCACAGAGATCAGGAGGATTATCAAGGAGGGGAGATCCATCACGTACCTGGTCCCCAAAGAGGTGGAGGAGTATATAGAAAAACACGGACTTTATCAGGGATGAAATATATCCCTTTAACTTTCAATCTTCCTTTGCTATAGTATTTACCGTGAAAATAATTCACGGTAGATATTGAGGTCAAAAGCAATGTCGGGACTTTAGGTTTTTCAAACTTAACTTCAGGGCCGATGCATCGGCCCTGAAACCCCCGAAAAGGAATTTGCTCTTTCGGGGGAGTTTGAGGGGGCAGCCCCCTCAACGGAGAGCCAAAGGAAGGACCGGGGCATTTTCATGGACGGGGGTGAGGACAAACCCTCATTAGGGTTTGTATGAAAGAGGTTTTTAAAGACTCCAAGGAAAAAACGATTTTCTGCGCAAAGGTTGCCCTGGAGAGGAAGGCCTTTGATATAACCATCTTGGAACTCAAAAAGATCTCCTCCCTCACCGATTATTTCCTCATCTGCAGCGGTCGTTCTGACAGGCAGGTCCAGGCCATCGCCCAGTCTATCGAAGAGAAGGTGAGGGAGAAAGGGGTTCGCCCCCTGGGGACGGAAGGGATGAGGGAGGGGAGATGGGTCCTCATGGATTATGAAGACTTGGTCATTCACATCTTTTACGAATCAGTTCGGCTTTACTACGATCTAGAAGGCCTCTGGATAGAGGCCCCGAGGATAAATCCACCAGAGGAAAAGGGTTGAAGTTCAAATTCTTCTTTAGGGGGAGGGAGAGAGCAGATCTATTCCAAGAGGGAATAGAGGATTATGTGGCCAGGATAAATAGATCCTTCCCTGTCGCGGTACTCTACGGGAAAAAGGATGGGGAGATCTCTAAATTCCTCAACCATCTATCCCGGGGAAGCTATATCATCGGCCTAGAGGAGGGAGGAAAAGGCCTTAACTCGCCAGAATTCGCCCAATTTCTCCACGGGCTCATGGGGCGGGGGATAAAGGAGGCCGTCTTTCTGGTAGGGGGGGCTGATGGCTTTGGTTCTGGTTGGAGGGAGAAATGCAACACCATCCTCTCCCTCTCCCCCATGACCTTCAGCCACCAGTTGGCCAGACTCATCCTCCTGGAACAGGTATATCGGGCCCTATCTATCATCCAAAATAGGCCCTATCACAGATAAAGGGGGAAGATCTATGTTTATCAGGCTCTTTTTTCTTTTTGTCACCATTTTTGCGGGACTATTTATCTACATCTCTTACCTAAACCCTTTGAGTGTCAAATTTCAATATCTCAAGGGGAGCTATCTGGATACCTCCCTCTCCATCTTGCTCATAAGCTCCTTCTTTGTGGGGACCTTGATAACCTTCCTCATCTATCTGGCCAAGGACGTCAGGAGGAGCTTTAAAGAGCGCAAAGATAAAAAGGAGAGGGAACAACTATGGCAGAGGTTTTACCTGGCCACAGACGCCCTGTTTAAAGGTAACTTGCCCAAGGCCGAGAAACAGATCTTGGCGTACCTGAAGAAGAGGCCTGATGACCCCGAGGCCTACCTAAAACTTGCCGAGATCCATCAAAAAGGGGCAAGGCCCCAGGAGGCCATTGAAACCCTAAAAAAGGCCAAGGACTTAAAGAAGGACCAACTTGAGATCCTCTTCAAGGAGGCCCAGATCTACAAGGAGACTCAGGAATCCCCTGGGGCCATCAAGGCCCTCCAAGAGATCATCACCCTTTATCCTTCCAACCTGGAGGCGATGCGGGAGTTGAGGGACATCTATATCGATGAAAGGGAATGGGACCTGGCATTGGAACTAGAGAGAAAGATCATCAAGATGAGCCCAGAGGAGGAGATCGAACGGGAAAGGAAGCTTCAACATGGTCTGAGATATGAGCACGCCAGGCTTATGGCGGAAAGGGGGGAGGAAGATAAGGGGATAAAGGAGTTGAAGGAGATCATCAAGGAGGATCATTCCTTTAGCCCACCCCAGGTCCTGCTAGGAGAATTACTGCGCCGCACCGGGGAGATCAAAGAGGCTATCAAGGTCTGGCAAAAGGGGTTTGAATGGAGCCGTGAGATCATCTTTTTGAACAAATTGGAGGACCTCTACCTCTCCCAAGAAGACCCCCGGGGGATTATCCACCTCTATCTGGAGGCCATGGAGAAGAACCCCGATAACATCGTCATCCCCTTCTTCTACGCCCGGCTCTGCCTGCGACTGGAGATGATCGATGAGGCCCTGGGGAGGTTAAAGGAGATGGGGGCAACCCTCTCCGATCACCCCTCTTATCACTATTTGTTGGCCGAGGTATATTCCCATCGAGCCGACTATGAACAGGCGGCAGAAGAATATCGGAAGGGGCTTGAACTGGAGGGGGGAGTCCATATCCCCTACCGCTGTACTAGTTGCCAGAAGGAGGTCAATGACTGGCTCCCCTCCTGCCCGAAGTGCGGCCAGTGGGGTACTTTTGTCGTATGCACCCAAGAGGAGATCAAGGTGCCCCTTTCTCCCCTCTCCTCTCAGTTGATGGCCTGGGATTTTTAAGTGGGGCTCTATCCAACCCTTCAGTGGCTTTTGAACCTCATCTTTCCACCAGTTTGACCCATCTGCCAAATCCCCCTCGGCGGAAAGGGGGAAGACCTCCTCATATGCCCAGATTGTCAAAAGGACATAAGGCCCATATACCCCCCCTATTGCCCCCGCTGTGGCCTCCCCTTCTCCTTGAAGGATGAGGAGGTCCACCTCTGCAGCCGCTGCCTTAGGGGGAGATGGCATTTCGAGGTCCATCGCTCCTGCGGCCTCTATGAAGGGGCGTTAAAGGAGGCAATACATAGGTTCAAATATCTGCATGAATTCCCCCTCTTGAGGGTCTTTGGGGACTTACTGTACCCAACCCTCCAAACCCTCTCCCGGGATTACCCGGTGGATTTGATCGTCCCCGTACCCCTCCATATCCAGAGGTTGAGGGAAAGGGGGTTCAACCAGGCACTCCTCCTGGCCAGGGAACTGAGCAAAAGGACGGGGATCCCTTATCCGGAAAGGGCACTGAAAAAGATCAAAAATACCCCCTTTCAGACCACCCTCAAGGGTAAGGAGAGGAGAAAAAACGTAAAGGGGGCCTTTCATGTGGACAAAAATGAAGAAATAGAGGGGAAATCCATCTTGCTGGTGGACGATGTCTACACCACAGGGGCCACAGTCAACGAGTGCGCCCGCACCCTGCTGGATGGGGGGGCCAAGAGTGTGGCTGTTTTGACCGTGGCCAGGGCGATATGAGACTGCAGGTCTCCAGTGTAACAAAGGAAGGGAGGAAATGAAGGAGAATAGGATAGCCATTGTAGGGGCAGGGGTGGTAGGTACGGCCTTGGCCTATCTCTTGAAGGAAAAGGGGTATTCTATAGTAGGTATAGCCAGCAGGAGACAGGAATCCGCCCAAAGGGCGGCTTCCCTCCTGGAAAGTGGTGTCCGGGCCACCACTACCCCAGAGGAGATCGTACCGGATGCAGACATGGTCTTTATCACCACCTCGGACAGCGCCATCCAGGAGGTCTGCGAGGGGATCGCCAGCAAGGAGGGTTTCCGCCCCGAGCAGATAGTGGTCCATACCAGTGGGGCCCTCCCCTCTACCATCCTACGTAGGGCCAAAGAGAGAGGGGCCCTGATCGCATCAGTTCATCCCCTGCAGAGCTTCGCCGATGTCGAAGAGGCGGTGAAGATCATCCCCTCCTCAATCTTTTGCCTGGAGGGGGATAGAGAGGCCATCCCTCCACTCATGGAGTTGGTAAAGACGTTGGGGGGAAGACCCTTGTCCATCGACACCCGGCATAAGCCCCTTTACCATGCGGCGGCTGTGGTGGCCTCCAACTTCCTGGTCACCCTTGCCTACTTAAGTTACAAATTTTTTGAGGCCATTGGTATTTCTCAAGATGACGCCTCCCATGCCCTGCTCCCCTTGATCAAAGGGACGGTAAATAACATAGAGAAGTTAGGGCCGGTCAAGGCCCTGACTGGGCCCATCGCTAGGGGGGATACAAACGTGGTAAGAGGACACCTGGAGGCCTTGAAGGGATTGGATCCCAAGTTCATTGATATATACTGCAGTATCTCCCGCCTTACCGTTGAGGTAGGGCTCAAAAAGGGTACCCTCTCACCCGAAAGGGGGGAGGAGATCTTGCGGATATTGAAAGGACATCTTATACCGCGATGAGTATCCTTATGTCCATCACATTGGTGTTGGTCGGGCCTGTGATGATGAGGTCACCGAGCCTCTCAAAGAATGGATAGGAGTCATTTTCCTTGAGATGGGCACCGGGATCGAGGTCCATCTCTAGGGCCCTGCCCACCGTTCTCCAATCGGCAAAGGCCCCGGCGGCATCGGTGGGGCCATCGGTGCCATCGGTGCCGGCGCTGAATACGGCTGCTCCCTCCCATCCCGCGATCTCCATGCCACAGGCGAGGGCGAATTCTTGGTTCCTCCCCCCCTTTCCCCTTCCCCGGATAGTCACCGTTGTCTCCCCCCCGGATATGAGGCAGGCTGGAGTGGTAAGGGGCCTGCCAGAACGAAGGACCTCCTTGAGGATGGCCCCGTGTACCTTGGCCGCCTCCCTGGTCTCTCCCTCGATGAAGGAGGAAAGGACAAGGGTCTGATAACCTAACTGCTGCGCCTTGCGCGCCGCTGCCTCCAGACAGTGGATGTTGCTGCCCACAATTAGATTAAAGGTCTCGCATAAGACGGGATCATCAGGCTTAGGGGTCTCCTCCACCCTGCCAGCAGCCCCCTTTTGTAGATGACCCCATACCGCAGGAGGGATCCGGGAAGCCAGGTGGTATTTCTCGACCAC is from Deltaproteobacteria bacterium and encodes:
- a CDS encoding nicotinate-nucleotide adenylyltransferase; its protein translation is MDRSGPLRRGKKRIGLFGGTFDPIHVGHLRCAQEVCEAFSLSQVIFVLAATPPHKLDRPSISTRHRWEMVKVAIADTPCFALSDVEIKREGKSYSIETISYYHRNLGEGERLFFILGADAFCEIETWRDYPQLFTLCDFIVISRPNFDPLRARVLKSEGFRKEPKEDCFLHPSGHSLYLHGVTPIGISSTEIRRIIKEGRSITYLVPKEVEEYIEKHGLYQG
- the rsfS gene encoding ribosome silencing factor, with product MKEVFKDSKEKTIFCAKVALERKAFDITILELKKISSLTDYFLICSGRSDRQVQAIAQSIEEKVREKGVRPLGTEGMREGRWVLMDYEDLVIHIFYESVRLYYDLEGLWIEAPRINPPEEKG
- a CDS encoding 23S rRNA (pseudouridine(1915)-N(3))-methyltransferase RlmH, encoding MKFKFFFRGRERADLFQEGIEDYVARINRSFPVAVLYGKKDGEISKFLNHLSRGSYIIGLEEGGKGLNSPEFAQFLHGLMGRGIKEAVFLVGGADGFGSGWREKCNTILSLSPMTFSHQLARLILLEQVYRALSIIQNRPYHR
- a CDS encoding DUF1049 domain-containing protein, with product MFIRLFFLFVTIFAGLFIYISYLNPLSVKFQYLKGSYLDTSLSILLISSFFVGTLITFLIYLAKDVRRSFKERKDKKEREQLWQRFYLATDALFKGNLPKAEKQILAYLKKRPDDPEAYLKLAEIHQKGARPQEAIETLKKAKDLKKDQLEILFKEAQIYKETQESPGAIKALQEIITLYPSNLEAMRELRDIYIDEREWDLALELERKIIKMSPEEEIERERKLQHGLRYEHARLMAERGEEDKGIKELKEIIKEDHSFSPPQVLLGELLRRTGEIKEAIKVWQKGFEWSREIIFLNKLEDLYLSQEDPRGIIHLYLEAMEKNPDNIVIPFFYARLCLRLEMIDEALGRLKEMGATLSDHPSYHYLLAEVYSHRADYEQAAEEYRKGLELEGGVHIPYRCTSCQKEVNDWLPSCPKCGQWGTFVVCTQEEIKVPLSPLSSQLMAWDF
- a CDS encoding ComF family protein yields the protein MKDEEVHLCSRCLRGRWHFEVHRSCGLYEGALKEAIHRFKYLHEFPLLRVFGDLLYPTLQTLSRDYPVDLIVPVPLHIQRLRERGFNQALLLARELSKRTGIPYPERALKKIKNTPFQTTLKGKERRKNVKGAFHVDKNEEIEGKSILLVDDVYTTGATVNECARTLLDGGAKSVAVLTVARAI
- a CDS encoding DUF2520 domain-containing protein, translated to MKENRIAIVGAGVVGTALAYLLKEKGYSIVGIASRRQESAQRAASLLESGVRATTTPEEIVPDADMVFITTSDSAIQEVCEGIASKEGFRPEQIVVHTSGALPSTILRRAKERGALIASVHPLQSFADVEEAVKIIPSSIFCLEGDREAIPPLMELVKTLGGRPLSIDTRHKPLYHAAAVVASNFLVTLAYLSYKFFEAIGISQDDASHALLPLIKGTVNNIEKLGPVKALTGPIARGDTNVVRGHLEALKGLDPKFIDIYCSISRLTVEVGLKKGTLSPERGEEILRILKGHLIPR
- a CDS encoding glycerate kinase yields the protein MSIFQAGLKAVDPYEAVKGVLRLSGDELWVGERRYRLGDFRHIWVVGAGKAGAPMAQAIEEVLGERVEEGIVIVKYGYLADLERIKIVEAGHPIPDEAGRRGTRSLVEMVKGLGDGDLVFCLLSGGGSALLPLPVEGVSLAEKQETTKLLLECGADIHEINAIRKHLSRIKGGGLAKFAYPATIVSLVLSDVVGDDLDVIASGPTVGDMSTFADCIRVVEKYHLASRIPPAVWGHLQKGAAGRVEETPKPDDPVLCETFNLIVGSNIHCLEAAARKAQQLGYQTLVLSSFIEGETREAAKVHGAILKEVLRSGRPLTTPACLISGGETTVTIRGRGKGGRNQEFALACGMEIAGWEGAAVFSAGTDGTDGPTDAAGAFADWRTVGRALEMDLDPGAHLKENDSYPFFERLGDLIITGPTNTNVMDIRILIAV